One genomic segment of Caldisericia bacterium includes these proteins:
- a CDS encoding acetyl-CoA C-acetyltransferase — MSEVFISLPLRTPIGKYGGSLKDIEAPRLAGFVIKEILNRSKLNPQDIDDVILGNVVTAGEKMNPARQAAIFGGVSDFVPAFTLNRVCGSGLQAVISGVMEIEALYAKVVIAGGMENMDMCPYLIMNGRWGYKMGDGVIYDSMLRDGLNDAFTDKHAGLITEEFLIPKYGISREEQDKFAYESHMKASKAQEEGVFKDQIVPINLKDGTIFDFDESVRKDTTIEKLSKLKPAFKKDGTITAGNAPGLNTGAACMILSNYEKAKEYNFDIFGRVVSYGVSAVDPNMFGIAPVYAIKKALDRANLKIDNIDIFEINEAFAAIALAIKKDLGIPDEKLNVNGGAIALGHPIGATGAILVVKLLHELRRRKGKYGVASLCIGGGQVLAIIVERV, encoded by the coding sequence ATGAGTGAAGTTTTTATAAGTTTACCATTAAGAACTCCAATTGGAAAATATGGGGGAAGTTTAAAAGATATTGAGGCACCGAGACTTGCAGGTTTTGTTATAAAAGAGATTCTAAATAGAAGTAAGTTAAATCCTCAAGATATAGATGATGTTATTTTAGGAAATGTAGTTACAGCTGGTGAAAAGATGAATCCTGCCCGTCAAGCAGCTATTTTTGGAGGAGTTAGTGATTTTGTTCCTGCATTCACTTTAAACAGAGTTTGTGGTTCAGGTCTTCAAGCAGTAATCTCAGGTGTTATGGAAATTGAAGCACTTTATGCAAAAGTTGTAATTGCTGGTGGAATGGAAAATATGGATATGTGTCCATATCTAATTATGAATGGAAGATGGGGTTATAAAATGGGCGATGGTGTTATTTACGATTCGATGTTAAGAGATGGATTAAATGATGCTTTTACAGATAAACATGCTGGTTTAATAACAGAAGAGTTTTTAATTCCAAAATATGGAATTTCAAGAGAAGAGCAAGATAAGTTTGCTTATGAAAGTCATATGAAAGCATCAAAAGCACAAGAAGAAGGAGTTTTTAAAGATCAAATTGTCCCAATAAATTTAAAAGATGGAACAATTTTTGATTTTGATGAATCAGTTAGAAAAGATACAACAATAGAAAAACTCTCAAAACTTAAACCAGCATTTAAAAAAGATGGAACAATTACAGCAGGAAATGCTCCGGGACTAAATACAGGTGCAGCATGTATGATTTTATCAAATTATGAAAAAGCAAAAGAATATAACTTCGATATTTTTGGAAGAGTTGTATCTTATGGAGTTAGTGCAGTTGACCCTAATATGTTTGGAATTGCTCCAGTTTATGCGATTAAAAAAGCACTTGATAGAGCTAATTTAAAAATAGATAATATTGACATATTTGAAATAAATGAAGCTTTTGCAGCAATTGCATTAGCAATTAAAAAAGATTTAGGAATTCCTGATGAAAAGCTTAATGTCAATGGAGGAGCGATTGCTTTAGGTCATCCAATTGGAGCAACTGGTGCTATTTTAGTTGTAAAACTTCTACATGAACTTAGAAGAAGAAAAGGAAAATATGGGGTTGCATCTCTCTGTATTGGGGGAGGTCAGGTGCTAGCAATAATAGTTGAAAGGGTATGA
- a CDS encoding branched-chain amino acid ABC transporter permease gives MILLNLIFRGLINGSIYCLTSMGIVLILSTTNVMNFAQGDMGMLLAYFAFFLLLRNMPYPVVMVLTILLGLVLGISLEKFLMSRARKVSHIGMVMITLALTMIFEGFIGYFFGTVPMLFPKAVSGPPVNIGGVILDRQDIFTFVVSIFVLLIYFTLLYRTKIGIASRSISQDEYGAKILGIPINSIYLFIWSSAFAIAGLSGMLVAPRLSLEPTFMIVIQLKGFMAAVLGGMNSIVGAVLGGFLLGIIENLVAFYIPQIKDSFSLILIVLVLLFLPSGIFGKREVRRA, from the coding sequence ATGATTCTTTTGAATTTAATTTTTAGAGGTCTTATTAATGGTTCAATATATTGTTTAACAAGTATGGGTATTGTTTTAATTCTTTCTACAACAAATGTTATGAATTTTGCTCAAGGTGATATGGGAATGCTCCTTGCATATTTTGCTTTTTTCCTTCTTTTAAGAAATATGCCTTACCCAGTTGTTATGGTTTTAACAATTTTACTTGGACTTGTTTTGGGAATTTCTCTTGAGAAATTTTTAATGAGTAGAGCAAGAAAAGTTTCTCACATTGGAATGGTAATGATTACTCTTGCTTTAACAATGATTTTCGAAGGATTTATAGGATATTTTTTCGGAACAGTTCCAATGCTTTTTCCAAAAGCTGTTTCAGGACCTCCAGTTAATATAGGAGGAGTTATTTTAGATAGACAAGATATTTTTACTTTTGTTGTTTCAATTTTTGTTTTACTTATCTATTTTACTCTTTTATATAGAACAAAAATAGGAATTGCTTCAAGAAGTATATCACAAGATGAATATGGGGCGAAAATTCTTGGAATTCCAATAAATTCAATTTATCTTTTTATTTGGTCATCTGCATTTGCAATTGCAGGACTATCTGGAATGCTTGTTGCTCCTAGACTTTCACTTGAACCAACATTTATGATAGTGATTCAACTAAAAGGTTTTATGGCAGCAGTTTTGGGAGGAATGAACTCCATTGTCGGTGCAGTTTTAGGAGGTTTCCTACTTGGAATAATAGAAAATTTAGTTGCTTTTTATATTCCTCAAATTAAAGATAGTTTTTCACTAATTTTAATTGTACTTGTTCTTCTTTTCTTACCGAGTGGTATTTTTGGAAAAAGAGAGGTAAGGAGAGCATAA
- a CDS encoding methyltransferase domain-containing protein, with protein MSEKPIFDDIANYYDKWFETPLGRKIFESEKRAIENLIEKGEGKLALDLGIGTGLFTQILRDKGYKVIGIDISEEMLKIAKLRGFEVIKHDFNEPLPFENNYFDLVFSMTSIEFLKDPRKLFNETRRVLKENGLFLLITLNSLSFWAIKRRIEGIFNKNNLFNKAKFYSPNSLKNFFRNGWEILKCESKTFIPPWNPIFPNFWEKFFSKIFPFSGAISIILLKKK; from the coding sequence ATGAGTGAAAAACCAATTTTTGATGATATAGCAAATTATTATGACAAATGGTTCGAAACTCCACTTGGTAGAAAAATATTTGAAAGTGAAAAAAGAGCAATAGAAAATTTAATTGAAAAAGGAGAAGGAAAACTTGCTCTTGATCTTGGGATTGGAACAGGACTTTTTACTCAAATTTTAAGAGATAAAGGTTATAAAGTTATTGGAATTGATATTTCAGAGGAGATGCTTAAAATTGCAAAATTAAGGGGGTTTGAGGTAATAAAACATGACTTTAATGAACCTCTTCCTTTTGAAAATAACTATTTTGATTTAGTTTTTTCAATGACCTCAATAGAATTTCTTAAAGATCCAAGAAAACTTTTTAATGAGACAAGAAGAGTTTTAAAAGAAAATGGCCTTTTTTTACTCATAACTTTAAATTCGCTCTCTTTTTGGGCAATTAAAAGAAGAATAGAGGGAATTTTTAATAAGAATAACCTATTTAATAAAGCAAAGTTTTATTCTCCAAATTCTTTAAAAAACTTTTTTAGAAATGGTTGGGAAATATTAAAATGTGAAAGCAAAACTTTTATTCCTCCATGGAACCCAATATTTCCAAATTTTTGGGAGAAGTTCTTTTCAAAAATTTTTCCTTTTTCAGGTGCTATTTCTATTATTTTATTAAAGAAAAAATAA
- a CDS encoding ABC transporter ATP-binding protein: protein MLKVEELHVSYGPIEAIHGVSFEIKEKEIVSILGSNGAGKTTILKTISGILKPKSGVITFNGKVINGLDPTFIVKEGIIHVPEGRHIFPDLSVKENLFLGGYFLNQKEIKERLDYVFSIFPILKERINQKAGSLSGGEQQMLAIGRGLMAKPKILLLDEPSLGLAPIVITTIFNILFDLSKKEGLSVLLVEQNAKKALAISDRAYILMNGMIILSGNSSELKEREEVKKLYLGR, encoded by the coding sequence ATGTTAAAAGTTGAAGAATTACATGTATCTTATGGTCCAATTGAAGCAATTCATGGTGTAAGTTTTGAGATAAAAGAAAAAGAGATTGTTTCAATCTTAGGTTCAAATGGAGCGGGTAAAACAACAATTTTAAAAACAATTTCAGGTATCTTAAAACCAAAAAGTGGAGTTATAACATTTAATGGAAAAGTTATAAATGGACTTGATCCAACATTTATTGTTAAAGAGGGAATAATTCATGTTCCAGAAGGAAGACACATATTTCCAGATTTATCTGTAAAAGAAAATTTATTTTTAGGAGGTTATTTTTTAAATCAAAAAGAAATTAAAGAAAGATTAGATTATGTTTTTTCTATTTTTCCAATTTTAAAAGAAAGAATAAATCAAAAAGCTGGATCTCTTTCTGGTGGAGAACAACAGATGCTTGCAATTGGAAGAGGTCTTATGGCAAAACCAAAAATACTACTTTTAGATGAACCATCTCTTGGGCTTGCTCCTATTGTTATTACAACAATATTTAATATTTTATTTGATCTTTCAAAAAAAGAGGGTTTATCAGTTCTTCTTGTTGAACAAAATGCAAAGAAGGCACTAGCAATATCAGATAGGGCGTATATTTTAATGAATGGAATGATAATTCTTTCAGGAAATAGTTCAGAACTTAAAGAGAGAGAAGAAGTTAAGAAACTTTACTTAGGGAGGTAA
- a CDS encoding TetR/AcrR family transcriptional regulator — MNKSALSKKGEATRNRIIENAIKVFREYGFSESSIKKIAESVGLKNSSVYRYFKNKKDLFNFIIKDFENRLIERVKERIKEEDKIIDKIERFIIEYIGFIKDNREIYDIFREAEFVNLSLTKYYYKKLVNILIEIFNGKIKKCDCEALSYSILGSFYFIIINYFIWEDKDLSDKQIKSLLEFIKYGIDRKGDFVPYLIEEKKFKEEEKKEKEKRGDRTKEKILRISEKLFGKKGFSKTHISHIARESNIGIGTIYLYFKTKKELLKEVVSYLNKSLRDYISYYIKDFKDRREIENAGFQAFFYLFKNLGYRYRIVRESEFVDKEIGSWYYKRISFSYTKRLNEGMEKGEIKELDPEILSFSLMGIGHTLGMRYFVLKNDGDIKKDSILTTLNFIMHGLNYFLMEENYEKN; from the coding sequence ATGAATAAAAGTGCTCTTTCTAAAAAAGGAGAGGCAACAAGAAATAGAATTATAGAAAATGCAATAAAAGTTTTCAGAGAATATGGTTTTAGTGAAAGTTCAATTAAAAAAATTGCCGAATCAGTTGGATTAAAAAACTCTTCAGTTTATAGATATTTTAAAAATAAAAAAGATCTATTTAATTTTATAATTAAAGATTTTGAAAATAGATTAATTGAAAGAGTTAAAGAGAGAATTAAAGAAGAAGATAAAATTATTGATAAGATAGAAAGATTTATAATTGAATATATTGGATTTATAAAAGATAATAGAGAAATTTATGATATTTTTAGAGAGGCAGAATTTGTTAACCTTTCACTTACAAAATATTATTACAAAAAACTTGTAAATATTCTTATAGAGATTTTTAATGGAAAAATTAAAAAATGTGATTGCGAAGCACTTTCTTATTCAATTCTTGGATCATTTTATTTTATAATAATAAATTATTTTATTTGGGAAGATAAAGATTTAAGTGATAAACAAATTAAATCTCTTTTAGAATTTATAAAATATGGAATAGATAGAAAAGGAGATTTTGTTCCATATTTAATTGAAGAGAAAAAATTCAAAGAAGAAGAAAAGAAAGAAAAAGAGAAAAGAGGAGATCGGACAAAAGAGAAAATTTTAAGGATTTCTGAAAAACTTTTTGGGAAAAAAGGTTTTTCAAAAACACACATATCACATATTGCAAGAGAATCAAATATAGGAATAGGAACAATTTATCTATATTTTAAGACAAAAAAGGAACTCTTAAAAGAGGTTGTCTCTTATCTAAATAAATCTTTAAGAGATTATATTAGTTATTATATAAAGGATTTTAAAGATAGAAGAGAAATTGAAAATGCTGGTTTTCAAGCCTTTTTCTATTTGTTTAAAAATTTAGGTTATAGATATAGAATAGTAAGAGAGTCTGAATTTGTAGATAAAGAAATTGGGTCATGGTATTACAAAAGAATATCATTTTCCTACACAAAAAGATTAAATGAAGGAATGGAAAAAGGTGAAATAAAAGAGTTAGACCCTGAAATTTTATCTTTTTCTCTTATGGGAATAGGTCACACTTTAGGAATGAGATATTTTGTTTTAAAAAATGATGGAGATATTAAAAAAGATTCTATTTTGACAACTCTAAATTTTATAATGCATGGTCTTAACTATTTTTTAATGGAGGAAAATTATGAAAAAAATTGA
- a CDS encoding ABC transporter ATP-binding protein — MLKIENLTVEFGSLVAVNNFNMEVKEGEIHGLIGPNGAGKTTVFNAIYNFVPYKGKILFLEKNLKNFPTHILSYLGISRTYQNLSLFPTLTVYDNIALGLYSKLKSNFFKDIVGFDILKSKDVKNKVFEITNLLNITYYQNTYPIFLPYGIQKLVELGRALIGEPKLLLLDEPAAGLTKEEKVNLMGILKKLRDLGYTILIVEHDMELIMDISSVITVMSFGNKISEGPPDFVSSDKKVIEAYLGEG, encoded by the coding sequence GTGCTAAAAATTGAAAATCTTACAGTTGAATTTGGAAGTTTAGTTGCAGTTAATAATTTTAATATGGAAGTTAAAGAGGGGGAGATACATGGATTAATTGGTCCAAATGGTGCTGGAAAAACAACTGTTTTTAATGCAATTTATAATTTCGTTCCATATAAAGGAAAAATTTTATTTTTAGAAAAAAACCTTAAAAATTTTCCAACTCATATATTAAGTTATCTTGGGATTTCAAGAACATATCAAAATTTATCTCTTTTTCCAACTTTAACTGTTTACGATAATATTGCTTTGGGTTTATATTCAAAACTTAAGAGCAATTTTTTTAAAGATATTGTTGGTTTTGATATTTTAAAAAGTAAAGATGTTAAAAACAAAGTTTTTGAAATTACAAATTTACTTAATATAACTTATTATCAAAATACATATCCAATTTTTTTACCATATGGTATTCAAAAGTTAGTTGAACTTGGAAGAGCATTAATTGGTGAACCAAAACTACTTCTTTTAGATGAACCAGCAGCAGGTTTAACAAAAGAAGAAAAGGTTAATTTAATGGGAATTTTAAAAAAATTAAGAGATTTAGGTTACACAATTTTAATTGTTGAACATGATATGGAGTTGATAATGGATATTTCAAGTGTAATAACAGTTATGAGTTTTGGAAACAAAATTAGTGAAGGACCTCCAGATTTTGTATCTTCTGATAAAAAAGTAATTGAAGCATATTTAGGGGAGGGGTAA
- a CDS encoding 4-hydroxybutyrate--acetyl-CoA CoA transferase: MKKIDEYKRKLISIDELLNKIKDGETIVVGLGGSQPFGFLSNLHKIKDRVKNVKIITCLLLKDYEFLKYTGREETPFILESWYLSDFERKVYNEGRATYIPNNLHRAGIEKISNEKIDYFIGTATPIDEKGFFSLSLSLVYEKEMIENAKVRILEINENLPKTFGDTSIFIDEVDYIIENTIPLPEFPFIEPTETERKIGEFISDLIENGSTIQLGIGGIPNAITKFLMDKKNLGIHTEMITDGMVDLVENGVVTNREKTIWKGKTIGTFALGTKKLYDFINNNLSVELHRGSVVNDPYIVRQNNKMISINTSLMVDLTGQVCSESFGWKQFTGTGGQLDMHRGAQMSKGGKGIIALRSTAKGGEVSTIVPVLPEGSYITVPRQDTDIVVTEFGVAKLKGKSTRDRALSLINIAHPDFRDKLIFEAKKLNLI; the protein is encoded by the coding sequence ATGAAAAAAATTGATGAGTATAAGAGAAAATTAATTTCAATAGATGAACTTTTAAATAAAATTAAAGATGGTGAAACAATAGTAGTAGGCCTTGGTGGTTCTCAACCATTCGGTTTTTTATCAAATCTTCACAAGATAAAAGATAGAGTAAAAAATGTAAAAATAATAACATGCTTATTACTTAAAGATTATGAATTTTTAAAATACACTGGAAGAGAGGAGACACCATTCATACTTGAAAGTTGGTATTTATCTGATTTTGAAAGAAAAGTTTACAATGAAGGTAGAGCAACTTATATTCCAAATAACCTTCATAGAGCAGGAATAGAGAAAATTTCAAATGAAAAAATTGATTATTTTATAGGAACTGCAACGCCAATAGATGAAAAAGGTTTCTTTTCTTTATCACTTTCACTTGTTTATGAAAAAGAGATGATTGAAAATGCAAAAGTTAGGATTTTAGAAATAAATGAAAATTTACCAAAAACTTTTGGAGATACATCTATCTTTATAGATGAAGTTGATTATATAATAGAGAACACAATACCTCTTCCTGAATTTCCATTTATTGAACCAACTGAAACTGAAAGAAAAATTGGAGAGTTCATATCAGACCTTATAGAAAATGGTTCAACTATTCAACTCGGTATTGGTGGAATTCCGAATGCAATAACAAAATTTTTGATGGATAAAAAAAATTTAGGAATTCATACAGAGATGATAACAGATGGAATGGTTGATCTTGTTGAAAATGGTGTTGTAACAAATAGAGAAAAAACAATCTGGAAAGGAAAAACAATTGGCACTTTTGCACTTGGAACAAAAAAACTTTATGATTTTATAAATAATAATTTATCTGTTGAACTTCATAGAGGTTCAGTTGTTAATGATCCTTATATAGTAAGACAAAATAATAAAATGATAAGCATAAACACATCTCTTATGGTTGATTTAACAGGTCAAGTTTGTTCTGAATCTTTTGGATGGAAACAATTTACAGGCACTGGTGGCCAACTTGATATGCATAGAGGTGCTCAGATGTCGAAAGGTGGAAAGGGAATAATTGCTTTAAGATCAACTGCAAAAGGAGGTGAAGTTTCAACAATTGTTCCAGTTTTACCTGAGGGTAGTTATATAACTGTTCCAAGACAAGACACTGATATTGTTGTGACTGAATTTGGAGTTGCAAAACTTAAAGGTAAAAGCACAAGAGACAGAGCTCTATCTTTGATAAATATTGCACATCCAGATTTTAGGGATAAACTGATTTTTGAAGCAAAAAAATTAAATTTAATATAA
- a CDS encoding branched-chain amino acid ABC transporter permease: MKKYLPYILLIFVLFLPLIFKARPSLIGYLNLVLILGISAQGLNLLLGIGGQISLGHAAFMAIGGYTSAILVMNYNFPFIIAMICGILLSAFFGLIIGFPSLRLKGFYLAIATMALGSVVQDVIKRLNITGGDHGLRNIPSIKIFGFEFTSNTSRFYLILALFIIIIIISRNFVKSRSGKSLIAMRDSEYGALTVGINITKAKLLAFVLASSFAGLAGVLYAHTISYLHPMNFGLALSVELLAMIIIGGLATLWGPILGSLMWIMLPLIIGSRFEMLSNVFFGIAVILVVLFLPRGLSEIIFKIRERIKFIE; the protein is encoded by the coding sequence ATGAAAAAGTATTTACCTTATATTTTATTAATTTTTGTATTATTTTTGCCATTAATTTTTAAAGCAAGACCATCTTTAATAGGATATCTTAATTTAGTTTTAATATTAGGTATTTCAGCCCAAGGGTTAAACCTTCTTTTAGGAATTGGAGGTCAAATTTCTTTAGGCCATGCTGCATTTATGGCAATTGGTGGTTATACATCTGCAATTCTTGTTATGAACTACAATTTTCCATTTATAATTGCAATGATTTGTGGTATTTTACTTTCTGCATTTTTTGGTTTAATAATTGGATTTCCTTCTCTTAGACTCAAAGGTTTTTATCTTGCAATTGCAACTATGGCGCTTGGAAGTGTTGTTCAAGATGTGATAAAAAGATTGAATATAACAGGTGGAGATCATGGATTAAGAAATATTCCCTCTATTAAAATTTTTGGTTTTGAATTTACATCTAACACATCAAGATTTTATTTAATACTTGCTTTATTTATAATTATAATTATTATTTCAAGAAATTTTGTAAAGAGTAGGAGTGGCAAATCTTTAATTGCAATGAGAGATTCAGAGTATGGTGCATTAACTGTTGGAATAAATATAACTAAAGCAAAACTTCTTGCTTTTGTTCTTGCTTCTTCTTTTGCAGGTCTTGCTGGTGTTTTATATGCTCATACGATTTCATACTTACATCCAATGAATTTTGGTCTTGCTTTATCTGTTGAACTTTTAGCAATGATAATAATTGGTGGTTTAGCAACACTTTGGGGTCCAATTTTAGGTTCTCTTATGTGGATAATGCTTCCACTTATAATAGGAAGTAGATTTGAAATGTTATCAAATGTATTTTTTGGGATTGCAGTAATTCTTGTAGTTTTGTTCCTTCCAAGAGGTCTTTCTGAAATAATTTTTAAGATAAGAGAGAGGATAAAGTTTATAGAATGA
- a CDS encoding thiamine-binding protein, whose product MIGAQVSIYPLREKTITETLNIFWEELNSRGVQYEINSFSTIIWMEEEELFKFLNDAYKKLKEKSIVMIITISNVCPKVP is encoded by the coding sequence TTGATTGGAGCACAAGTAAGTATTTATCCATTAAGAGAAAAAACTATTACTGAAACTCTAAATATTTTTTGGGAAGAGTTAAATTCAAGAGGAGTTCAATATGAAATTAATTCTTTCTCAACAATTATTTGGATGGAGGAAGAAGAACTTTTTAAATTTTTGAATGATGCTTACAAAAAATTAAAAGAAAAAAGCATTGTTATGATTATCACAATTTCTAATGTTTGCCCTAAAGTTCCTTAA